In the Prochlorococcus sp. MIT 1307 genome, one interval contains:
- a CDS encoding SRPBCC family protein encodes MHQTIEQTMERLPNGTRRLAALLRTPISIDSIWNILTDYDNLSNHIPNLVSSKVISRDANRVHLAQVGAQKLMGLRFSAQVQLELIENRDLGVLSFHLIKGDFRRFEGLWKMKQLKENNGTCLLYELTVQGCLGMPVALIEQRLRGDLKTNLLAVEQAALKRK; translated from the coding sequence ATGCACCAGACCATCGAGCAGACGATGGAAAGGCTCCCTAACGGAACAAGAAGACTGGCTGCTTTGCTTCGGACCCCTATTTCTATTGATTCGATTTGGAATATTCTTACTGATTACGATAATTTGAGTAATCATATTCCAAACCTAGTTAGTAGTAAGGTTATTTCTCGTGATGCAAATCGTGTACATCTAGCTCAAGTGGGAGCTCAAAAGTTGATGGGTCTTCGCTTCTCCGCCCAGGTCCAGTTAGAGTTAATTGAGAATCGTGATTTGGGGGTATTAAGTTTTCATCTGATTAAAGGCGACTTTAGGCGTTTTGAAGGCTTATGGAAGATGAAACAACTTAAAGAAAACAATGGAACCTGCTTGTTATATGAGTTAACTGTTCAGGGCTGTCTTGGTATGCCTGTAGCACTTATTGAGCAGCGGCTTAGAGGAGATCTAAAGACTAATTTGTTGGCTGTTGAACAAGCTGCATTGAAGAGAAAATAA
- a CDS encoding FAD-binding oxidoreductase: MAYSEAQVIAGGLIHIPIVIGLFRAIEGQIGKKKTLSTSTGSSVPATKAPARKKPHANVPVNTYRPKAPFEGEVLENYSLLKEGAIGRVNHITFNLSGGDPQLRYVEGQSIGIVPAGEDAKGKPHKLRLYSIASTRHGDNYAGNTVSLCVRQLQYEKDGQTIDGVCSTYLCNIKPGDKVKITGPVGKEMLLPDDEDANVIMLATGTGIAPMRAYLRRMFEPTERQKNKWNFKGKAWLFMGAPKTANLLYDEDFEHYKKQFPENLRYTKAISREQKNTKGGRMYIQDRVLEYADELFALIEDPKTHIYLCGLKGMEPGIDEAMTTAAKAKGINWAELRPQLKKEDRWHVETY, from the coding sequence ATGGCTTATTCGGAAGCACAGGTGATAGCCGGAGGGCTAATCCATATCCCTATTGTTATTGGTCTCTTTAGAGCAATAGAGGGTCAAATAGGCAAAAAAAAGACTCTCAGCACATCAACTGGCTCTTCAGTACCTGCTACTAAAGCCCCTGCCCGCAAAAAACCTCATGCGAATGTTCCTGTAAACACATATAGACCTAAAGCACCTTTCGAAGGAGAAGTACTTGAGAACTACAGCCTGCTTAAAGAAGGTGCTATTGGACGTGTAAACCACATCACATTCAACCTTTCAGGCGGAGATCCACAACTTCGTTACGTAGAAGGCCAAAGTATTGGAATTGTGCCTGCAGGAGAGGATGCAAAAGGTAAGCCCCACAAACTAAGGCTCTACTCGATAGCCAGCACAAGACATGGAGACAATTATGCTGGCAATACAGTCTCTCTTTGTGTTCGCCAACTTCAATATGAAAAAGATGGGCAGACTATTGATGGGGTTTGCTCAACATATTTATGCAATATCAAGCCAGGAGACAAAGTAAAAATCACAGGTCCTGTAGGCAAGGAGATGCTTCTTCCAGACGATGAAGACGCAAACGTAATAATGCTGGCAACGGGGACTGGAATCGCTCCGATGAGAGCCTATCTAAGGCGCATGTTTGAGCCTACTGAAAGACAAAAGAATAAATGGAACTTCAAAGGAAAGGCATGGTTATTTATGGGTGCCCCAAAAACTGCAAACCTGCTTTACGACGAAGATTTTGAACATTATAAAAAGCAATTTCCTGAGAACCTACGCTATACAAAGGCAATCAGCCGAGAGCAAAAGAATACGAAAGGCGGAAGAATGTATATCCAAGATAGAGTTCTTGAGTATGCAGATGAGTTATTTGCTCTTATTGAGGACCCAAAAACCCATATTTACTTGTGCGGACTCAAAGGCATGGAGCCTGGAATAGATGAAGCTATGACCACAGCAGCCAAAGCAAAGGGCATAAATTGGGCAGAGCTAAGGCCTCAATTAAAGAAAGAAGACCGCTGGCACGTTGAAACCTACTAA
- the zwf gene encoding glucose-6-phosphate dehydrogenase codes for MSTPTINPLRVGLRQERVITPQCLVIFGASGDLTHRKLIPALFQLFLQRRLPSDFAIIGCARRPWSDDEFRERMAQALKRETKNNTKGVTQFLEYLFYESVDLQQPEDLIKLGKRLEEIDRIKATHSNRTFYLSVSPKFYGSGCQALARAGLLNDPKRSRLVIEKPFGRDYGSAQALNQIVQSSCQESQVFRIDHYLGKETVQNILVMRFANAIFEPIWNRNYISSVQITAAETVGVEERAGYYESSGALRDMVQNHLTQMLAITAMEPPGHFDPEAIRNEKAKVLQAAHLANELEPWKCCVRGQYEKGGSRSKPLIGYRDEPGVNPTSTTETYVATKLFIDNWRWQGVPFYLRTGKRLAKRLSEVVLTFREAPVHLFDAAGGSPTSNQLILRIQPDEGAEFRFEVKSPGSGMRSRPVEMEFSYEESFGEPSDEGYVRLLADAMLGDPTLFTRNDEVEAAWRLYTPLLELIEDRPWQLPTYPYESRTWGPAESDALLSKDELLWRRP; via the coding sequence ATGAGCACGCCGACCATAAATCCACTTAGGGTTGGACTACGCCAAGAGCGAGTTATAACTCCACAATGTCTAGTGATCTTTGGCGCAAGTGGAGATCTAACTCATCGCAAACTTATTCCAGCTCTTTTCCAGCTTTTTTTACAACGACGTTTGCCAAGTGATTTTGCAATCATTGGATGTGCTCGACGTCCATGGAGTGATGACGAATTTCGTGAAAGAATGGCTCAAGCTTTAAAGAGAGAAACTAAAAACAATACAAAAGGAGTCACACAATTTCTGGAATACCTTTTCTATGAATCTGTTGATCTTCAACAGCCTGAAGACTTAATCAAACTAGGGAAAAGGTTAGAAGAAATTGATCGAATCAAGGCTACTCATAGCAATCGAACCTTTTATCTCTCTGTCTCTCCAAAATTCTATGGAAGTGGTTGCCAAGCTTTAGCCCGTGCAGGCCTATTAAACGATCCAAAACGTAGTCGATTAGTTATCGAAAAACCATTTGGGCGTGATTACGGGAGCGCTCAAGCCCTTAATCAAATTGTGCAAAGCTCTTGCCAAGAAAGCCAAGTTTTCCGAATCGATCATTATCTCGGCAAAGAAACTGTTCAAAACATACTGGTAATGAGATTTGCCAACGCCATATTCGAACCAATATGGAATAGAAATTATATTTCAAGCGTTCAAATTACTGCTGCAGAAACAGTTGGGGTTGAAGAGCGCGCAGGTTACTACGAAAGCTCTGGCGCACTTCGAGACATGGTACAAAACCATCTCACACAGATGCTTGCAATAACAGCAATGGAACCTCCTGGACACTTTGATCCAGAAGCTATCAGAAACGAAAAAGCAAAAGTTCTTCAAGCCGCTCATCTTGCCAATGAACTTGAACCATGGAAATGTTGCGTTCGAGGGCAATATGAAAAAGGTGGGAGTAGGTCTAAGCCATTAATTGGATACAGAGATGAGCCAGGAGTTAATCCCACTAGCACCACAGAAACATATGTCGCAACAAAGCTGTTCATTGACAATTGGAGGTGGCAAGGGGTGCCTTTCTACCTAAGGACTGGAAAACGGCTGGCGAAACGATTAAGTGAAGTTGTGCTTACTTTCAGAGAAGCACCTGTTCATCTCTTCGACGCAGCAGGAGGTAGTCCAACTTCCAACCAATTAATCCTAAGAATTCAACCCGATGAAGGAGCTGAATTTCGATTTGAAGTTAAATCCCCAGGCTCCGGTATGCGGAGTCGTCCGGTAGAAATGGAGTTTTCCTATGAAGAGTCTTTTGGAGAACCCTCAGACGAAGGTTATGTGAGACTTTTGGCTGATGCCATGCTTGGTGATCCAACACTATTTACTCGCAATGATGAAGTAGAAGCAGCCTGGCGCTTATATACCCCACTATTAGAGCTAATTGAAGATAGGCCTTGGCAATTGCCTACTTACCCATATGAATCAAGAACCTGGGGGCCGGCTGAATCTGATGCTCTTCTAAGCAAAGATGAACTTCTTTGGCGACGTCCATAA
- a CDS encoding glucose-6-phosphate dehydrogenase assembly protein OpcA produces the protein MSPQLTLHTPLQIPPSEIPSYLKQLWSKEQLDSSGATTFCLLVWQPAWIEQELVRTGKIKGPIVGNQRRELIEAARTVVLDSDLPHCTPPLDKSVATSLSTFINKEQEAEDLRGQYVDVAISALNPRRLITLAPTLKKGHPLETLVAAYCPLLDENNLNAACGDVVVLRGDQQSLNKGLKILKDLLPNELPSWLWWNGNLDEAPELLHQLAIPKRRLIIDTALGEPIQCLELLTSRISSGQSINDLNWLRLRNWRETLAMVFDPPNRRDALNHVIRLDIDIEGNHPVQGLLLAAWIAERLNWELKSANSQNGEIIKASFQRVDGEIVQLCLIPLPVGTPSIHPGQLVGIRLICEPKKEPQKATCVILASESGECMRLEAGGMASMELLEEVVPIQSNSVEMDVARLLSSSRDSNSPLLSAAAPIASKLLNLVLAEKESFSN, from the coding sequence ATGTCTCCACAACTCACACTTCATACCCCTCTCCAAATCCCTCCTTCAGAGATTCCAAGTTATTTAAAACAACTTTGGTCTAAGGAGCAACTTGATAGTTCAGGTGCAACAACTTTTTGTTTACTTGTCTGGCAACCGGCTTGGATTGAGCAAGAACTTGTGCGGACAGGAAAAATAAAAGGTCCCATAGTGGGGAATCAACGCAGAGAACTGATCGAAGCAGCTCGCACAGTTGTTTTGGACAGTGATTTACCTCATTGCACTCCTCCATTAGACAAAAGTGTCGCGACCTCTCTTTCTACATTCATCAACAAAGAACAAGAGGCGGAAGATCTCAGAGGGCAGTATGTAGACGTTGCTATTAGTGCCCTCAATCCAAGACGCCTAATAACCCTCGCACCAACTCTTAAAAAAGGTCATCCACTTGAGACATTGGTCGCTGCTTATTGCCCCTTACTCGACGAAAACAATCTAAATGCTGCCTGCGGAGACGTAGTGGTATTACGAGGTGATCAACAATCACTTAACAAAGGACTAAAAATTTTAAAAGATCTATTACCCAACGAACTGCCCTCATGGCTTTGGTGGAATGGCAACCTCGATGAGGCTCCTGAACTTCTTCATCAATTAGCCATCCCTAAGCGAAGGCTAATTATTGACACTGCACTTGGAGAACCAATCCAATGCCTTGAACTTCTAACAAGCAGAATTTCTTCAGGTCAATCAATAAATGACCTTAATTGGTTACGGCTTAGAAACTGGAGAGAAACCTTGGCAATGGTATTTGATCCGCCTAATAGAAGAGATGCACTTAACCACGTGATTAGGCTTGATATAGATATCGAGGGTAATCATCCTGTCCAAGGACTTTTACTTGCTGCTTGGATTGCCGAGAGGCTCAATTGGGAGCTGAAAAGTGCAAATTCACAAAATGGAGAAATTATTAAAGCAAGCTTCCAACGTGTAGATGGAGAAATTGTTCAGTTATGCCTCATCCCTTTACCAGTTGGGACTCCAAGCATTCACCCTGGTCAATTAGTAGGGATAAGGTTAATCTGCGAACCAAAAAAAGAGCCTCAAAAAGCAACTTGTGTAATTCTTGCTTCAGAATCAGGTGAATGCATGAGGCTAGAAGCTGGGGGAATGGCAAGTATGGAACTTTTAGAAGAAGTAGTACCCATCCAAAGTAATTCTGTCGAGATGGATGTAGCACGCCTTCTTAGCAGTAGTCGAGATAGTAATAGCCCTCTACTTTCTGCCGCCGCACCAATAGCATCCAAACTGCTCAATTTGGTTCTAGCTGAGAAAGAAAGCTTCTCAAACTAA
- a CDS encoding cobyrinate a,c-diamide synthase — MAFVIAAPASGNGKTLLGIVLAAWARKRSLKLQTFKVGPDYLDPQQLSVVSKRPCHNLDLILCGSKWVTDSFYNFGGSADLALVEGVMGLFDGVGTSSEGSTAALARCLQLPIVLVVDARGQAASLAALVKGFRDQDPELELAGVVLNHINTARHKALLTEVLESINVKLLGCLPSDSKLKLTRRHLGLVPAHEIQNIQHKVEDWAAIAESHLNLKSFRALLQPPKPKQNLNSQLITLESTKTHLQPSPIAVAEDKAFHFRYPETKESLESLGMPCITWQPIANEPIPKEAKGLIIPGGFPEQYAEQLSTCTESINSLRSFCSQYPTYAECGGMLLLGKTLTDLKGKTHQMAGLLPFDAKKGPLKVGYRNISCRRDGLVTRAGEKLIGHEFHHWKLNINHETNISDAVISTNAKEKDFHALWNIKGWGIEEIEEGWGNKLIHASWIHLHWPSASKTMQYWKNAVERNKTKGNVSM; from the coding sequence ATGGCATTTGTGATTGCAGCTCCAGCAAGTGGAAATGGTAAAACTTTATTAGGAATTGTTCTTGCTGCTTGGGCAAGAAAAAGATCACTAAAGCTACAAACATTCAAAGTAGGGCCTGATTATCTAGACCCACAGCAACTAAGCGTTGTTTCTAAAAGACCCTGCCATAATTTAGATCTTATCCTTTGTGGCTCTAAATGGGTTACCGATAGTTTTTACAACTTTGGAGGGTCTGCTGATCTAGCACTAGTAGAAGGAGTAATGGGACTATTCGATGGTGTAGGGACTTCAAGCGAGGGAAGCACTGCTGCTTTAGCTCGTTGCTTACAACTGCCAATTGTTCTTGTAGTTGATGCAAGAGGACAAGCAGCTTCACTGGCTGCACTTGTTAAAGGATTTCGAGACCAAGATCCTGAGCTTGAACTTGCTGGAGTAGTCCTCAATCACATCAACACTGCCCGCCACAAAGCCTTGTTAACAGAGGTCTTAGAAAGTATCAACGTGAAATTGCTGGGATGCCTACCAAGTGACTCCAAACTCAAACTAACTAGGAGGCATCTAGGCCTAGTGCCTGCTCATGAAATTCAAAACATTCAACACAAGGTAGAAGATTGGGCCGCCATAGCAGAATCGCATCTCAATTTAAAATCCTTCAGAGCTCTTCTCCAACCACCTAAACCAAAACAAAACCTAAATAGCCAACTAATTACATTAGAAAGTACAAAAACACACTTACAACCTTCTCCTATTGCAGTAGCAGAGGATAAGGCCTTTCACTTTCGCTATCCAGAGACAAAAGAAAGCCTAGAAAGTTTGGGCATGCCATGCATTACTTGGCAGCCAATTGCAAACGAACCAATTCCAAAAGAAGCAAAAGGTTTAATTATTCCTGGTGGTTTTCCAGAGCAATATGCAGAGCAATTAAGTACTTGTACAGAGAGCATTAACAGCCTTAGAAGCTTTTGCAGTCAATATCCGACTTATGCCGAATGTGGCGGCATGCTTCTACTGGGGAAAACACTTACGGACTTAAAAGGGAAAACCCATCAAATGGCAGGATTACTGCCTTTCGATGCAAAGAAAGGTCCTCTAAAAGTTGGGTATAGAAATATAAGTTGCAGAAGAGATGGTCTAGTTACAAGGGCAGGTGAAAAGTTGATCGGTCATGAATTCCACCATTGGAAATTAAACATTAATCATGAAACAAATATTTCAGATGCAGTTATAAGCACTAATGCCAAAGAGAAGGATTTCCATGCTCTATGGAATATAAAGGGCTGGGGAATAGAAGAAATAGAAGAAGGTTGGGGAAACAAATTGATACATGCAAGCTGGATTCATCTTCATTGGCCGAGTGCATCAAAAACAATGCAATACTGGAAAAATGCTGTAGAGAGAAACAAAACAAAGGGGAATGTGTCAATGTAA